In Winkia neuii, a genomic segment contains:
- a CDS encoding response regulator transcription factor: MKLVLADDSGLLRESLAGMLERQGFQIVGQTDNAQTLPVLVDALFAEDNAPDLVVTDVRMPPNMAEDGLEAAQKIRAAHPRLAILICSQYVAPAYARAVLDMTQPGTGTGYLLKDSVGHVADFISTLRAVGRGAVVIDPQVAGAMVSSTGIDQLTERELEVLALMAQGKSNSQIAESLFVSGAAVGKHVANIFAKMGLTPDQENRRVRAILTYLQDKAPH; encoded by the coding sequence ATGAAATTGGTATTAGCTGACGACTCCGGCCTGCTGCGGGAATCTTTGGCGGGCATGCTGGAACGGCAAGGCTTCCAGATCGTGGGGCAAACGGATAATGCGCAGACTCTGCCGGTGCTGGTAGATGCCCTGTTTGCCGAGGACAATGCTCCCGACCTGGTGGTCACTGACGTGCGCATGCCCCCGAATATGGCAGAGGACGGCCTGGAAGCCGCGCAAAAGATCCGTGCCGCTCACCCGCGCCTCGCCATTTTGATCTGCAGCCAGTATGTCGCCCCCGCATATGCCAGGGCGGTACTGGACATGACCCAGCCGGGCACGGGTACCGGATACCTACTGAAAGACTCGGTGGGCCACGTTGCTGATTTCATTTCTACCCTGCGCGCTGTGGGCCGCGGTGCGGTAGTGATAGACCCGCAGGTGGCTGGGGCAATGGTGTCTTCGACTGGCATAGACCAGCTGACCGAGCGCGAGTTGGAGGTCCTGGCCCTAATGGCGCAGGGGAAATCCAATTCGCAGATCGCCGAATCACTCTTCGTGTCCGGGGCCGCGGTGGGCAAACATGTGGCGAATATTTTCGCCAAGATGGGGCTCACCCCCGATCAGGAAAATCGCAGGGTGCGCGCCATTTTAACCTATTTGCAGGACAAAGCTCCCCACTAG
- a CDS encoding sensor histidine kinase, translated as MRLFSRWQERREAAEEVRRLAKSRRAIVDAYEVERRRIERDLHDGAQQYLVAAALTLGEAELDPSLQENPQLADLLAKTHENLDTALAQLRTTVRGIHPQVLEDKGLVAALEDVVRHSAIPITIRCPAPVPPLPEGVLACAYFFTTEAITNATKYAAEAPVNVLITVGEQLRISVQDDGPGGATLLEGHGLAGIQERLAAFGGSLTISSPLGGPTQVIGSIPLLLFAGESAIKLEKQ; from the coding sequence GTGAGGTTATTTTCCAGATGGCAGGAGCGTCGTGAGGCGGCAGAAGAGGTGCGCCGCCTTGCCAAGTCGCGCCGGGCTATTGTCGACGCGTACGAGGTGGAGCGTCGCCGCATTGAACGCGATCTGCACGATGGGGCGCAGCAGTACTTGGTGGCCGCCGCACTCACCTTGGGGGAAGCCGAGTTGGATCCAAGCTTGCAAGAAAATCCGCAGCTGGCCGACTTGCTTGCGAAGACTCACGAGAATTTGGATACCGCACTGGCACAACTGCGAACTACCGTGCGTGGGATCCACCCGCAAGTGCTGGAAGATAAGGGGCTCGTAGCCGCTCTCGAGGACGTAGTGCGCCACAGCGCTATCCCGATCACAATCCGCTGCCCCGCCCCTGTTCCCCCACTTCCCGAGGGCGTATTGGCCTGCGCCTACTTTTTCACCACCGAGGCGATCACCAATGCCACCAAGTATGCGGCAGAAGCTCCGGTGAACGTGTTGATAACGGTAGGAGAGCAGTTACGTATTTCTGTGCAGGATGACGGTCCGGGCGGAGCCACGCTCCTTGAGGGGCACGGCTTGGCCGGCATTCAAGAACGGCTGGCAGCCTTCGGCGGCTCCCTAACCATCTCTTCCCCGTTGGGCGGTCCCACCCAGGTGATCGGCTCGATCCCACTACTGCTCTTTGCTGGCGAAAGCGCTATAAAACTGGAGAAACAATGA
- a CDS encoding ABC transporter ATP-binding protein, with the protein MKKTILAARNISKSFGKVRALADVSLQLRAGEALAVMGPSGSGKSTLLHCLSGVLTPDTGSIVFEGEELSTMSDAARSAMRLGSFGFVFQDGALLPELPARDNVALPLQLRGMKRAQALRVATDAMARLGIADKANVLPGDMSGGQAQRVAIARAIVTNPAIMFADEPTGALDQPTSHEVMQVLTALARIFDTALVIVTHDLNVASWCNRVVEIRDGLVHSEQLIGGKDA; encoded by the coding sequence ATGAAGAAAACAATCCTGGCAGCGCGAAACATCAGCAAGTCTTTTGGCAAAGTGCGCGCCTTAGCCGACGTGTCCTTGCAGCTTCGCGCGGGCGAGGCGCTCGCGGTCATGGGCCCGTCCGGTTCTGGCAAGTCCACTCTGCTGCATTGTCTTTCGGGCGTCCTGACCCCGGATACAGGAAGCATTGTCTTTGAGGGCGAAGAGCTCTCTACCATGTCCGATGCAGCTAGGTCGGCGATGCGATTAGGCTCGTTCGGGTTCGTGTTCCAAGATGGGGCGCTGTTACCGGAACTGCCGGCGCGTGACAACGTGGCGTTACCGTTGCAGTTGCGTGGAATGAAGAGGGCCCAGGCGCTGCGGGTGGCTACCGATGCGATGGCCAGGCTTGGGATTGCAGACAAAGCCAATGTGCTGCCTGGAGACATGTCAGGTGGTCAGGCCCAACGCGTAGCTATTGCCCGTGCCATTGTGACGAATCCGGCGATCATGTTTGCCGACGAGCCTACCGGTGCGCTTGATCAGCCGACATCACACGAGGTGATGCAAGTACTTACGGCTCTAGCGCGTATTTTCGATACGGCTCTGGTAATAGTTACCCACGATCTGAACGTTGCTTCCTGGTGTAATCGGGTGGTGGAAATTCGTGACGGGCTGGTTCATTCTGAACAGCTGATCGGGGGAAAAGATGCCTGA
- a CDS encoding FtsX-like permease family protein, giving the protein MPERALQAKNLLSTTAQIARHRFGAASGEGPLVLASVGAFTVVSAITYLVATGTYMFWRRFVHPVSALADWTLGKSTAGFYFLLALLALALLIGPLTTLASSASLLGANAREHRMATLRLLGVSQWGIVKIAGLETMLQASIGTVCGFALCMLALPPLHKLSFQGSPLLWREMFLPPLGYLACALAIVLLSGEAATLGLRRVIISPQGVVRKSRSRKLRGGRALLFVASATAAIIIPSTFANNQMQANLLLVIMVLLVAGWTMVMAMPYLLRLVARAFAVSSNLVVSVSARRIMAAPRDTWRRVAGVAFLSVIAGAAATTPRFGMGVASHKDEQIVLTGLADVKVGAGLTVLFGFLLAAASTLLAGLSAEYEHACQTRALARMGAPDSFALKVSATEALAPVAGVCLIGYLIGVLNAFPMMLLALNNDELSRYDGLVAVLTGAVVVIGGIALVAFANAMTIPVHRKILAENTRKVD; this is encoded by the coding sequence ATGCCTGAGCGTGCCTTGCAGGCGAAAAACCTGCTCTCGACTACCGCGCAAATAGCTAGGCACCGATTCGGGGCGGCCAGCGGTGAGGGGCCGCTGGTGCTAGCTTCTGTAGGGGCATTTACGGTGGTGTCGGCCATTACCTACCTGGTTGCCACCGGCACCTACATGTTCTGGCGTAGATTCGTTCACCCGGTGAGTGCGCTGGCAGACTGGACGTTGGGCAAGTCGACTGCAGGGTTCTACTTTCTTCTGGCATTGCTGGCGTTAGCCCTACTCATCGGCCCTCTGACTACGCTTGCTAGTTCTGCCTCTTTACTGGGCGCTAACGCGCGCGAACACAGAATGGCGACCTTGCGGCTGCTGGGAGTGTCCCAGTGGGGAATAGTGAAAATTGCAGGTTTAGAGACGATGCTGCAGGCGAGCATCGGAACGGTGTGTGGCTTCGCCCTCTGCATGCTGGCACTGCCCCCGTTACACAAACTCTCATTTCAAGGTAGCCCGTTGCTCTGGAGGGAAATGTTTCTTCCGCCTCTGGGGTACCTAGCTTGCGCACTGGCTATAGTTCTGCTCAGTGGGGAAGCGGCGACGTTGGGACTGCGGCGCGTAATTATCTCTCCCCAAGGAGTGGTTAGAAAATCCCGCTCACGCAAGCTGCGCGGAGGACGAGCACTACTGTTTGTGGCTTCGGCAACGGCAGCAATCATCATCCCGTCCACCTTTGCTAATAATCAGATGCAGGCCAACCTGCTCCTGGTCATTATGGTGTTGTTGGTGGCCGGGTGGACCATGGTAATGGCAATGCCCTATTTGCTGCGGCTCGTCGCAAGAGCCTTTGCCGTCTCCTCTAACCTCGTCGTATCCGTGTCGGCAAGACGCATAATGGCAGCCCCGCGTGATACGTGGAGGCGGGTCGCAGGGGTGGCTTTCCTGTCTGTAATTGCCGGCGCTGCCGCAACTACGCCCCGGTTTGGGATGGGGGTGGCATCACACAAAGACGAACAAATAGTGCTCACCGGTTTGGCAGACGTAAAGGTCGGGGCCGGCCTTACCGTGCTATTCGGTTTTCTACTGGCTGCCGCCTCCACGTTGCTCGCAGGACTATCGGCAGAATATGAACACGCCTGCCAAACGCGAGCCCTTGCCCGAATGGGTGCCCCCGATTCCTTCGCACTGAAAGTGTCAGCTACCGAGGCTCTGGCGCCAGTAGCCGGCGTGTGCCTAATTGGATACCTCATTGGCGTCCTCAACGCGTTTCCCATGATGCTTCTTGCCCTGAACAATGACGAGCTAAGTAGGTATGACGGGCTAGTAGCGGTGCTTACAGGGGCAGTGGTAGTTATAGGCGGCATCGCGTTGGTCGCCTTCGCTAACGCGATGACCATCCCCGTGCACAGAAAAATCCTGGCCGAAAACACAAGAAAAGTGGATTAG
- the purT gene encoding formate-dependent phosphoribosylglycinamide formyltransferase: MNANHFPLTLPAKILLLGSGELGKELTISLKRLGCTVIAVDSYANAPAMQVADDSRIVYMTDNQALSQLLSEVNPDLVVPEVEKLAAGVLEQWMEEQRGQAKVSPVRVVPSAPAVQTTFDRRFIRTLAAEKAGVPTSNYGFASSEEQLEELANKIGFPCFVKPTMSSSGHGQSLVTAPEQIATAWKKAQSEARAHTNWVICESKINFDYEITLLTVRHLDAHGQVQTSFCAPIGHTQSRGDYVESWQPHQMPPKVLARAREVSKAVTDALAAETPEWQGPVLGIFGVELFVAGDEVMFSELSPRPHDTGMVTLISQYHSEFDLHARAILGMPLDVSIRRPGASVPIKSQVHSDQPRFEGVEEALATTNGTNACVDVRLFGKPEAYNDRRMGVALAVGTSTAEAREAAGVAASSVKVR, encoded by the coding sequence ATGAACGCGAACCATTTTCCTCTTACTTTGCCCGCCAAGATCCTGCTCCTGGGAAGCGGCGAATTAGGCAAAGAACTGACCATCTCGCTCAAACGTCTCGGCTGCACGGTTATAGCCGTCGATTCCTACGCCAACGCCCCTGCTATGCAGGTCGCGGACGACTCGCGCATAGTTTATATGACGGATAACCAGGCGCTTTCGCAGCTACTTTCCGAGGTGAACCCGGATCTGGTCGTCCCCGAAGTTGAAAAGCTGGCTGCCGGCGTCTTGGAACAGTGGATGGAAGAACAACGCGGTCAGGCCAAGGTTTCGCCAGTACGCGTAGTTCCTAGTGCGCCCGCGGTCCAGACAACTTTTGATCGCCGGTTTATCCGTACCCTGGCGGCTGAGAAGGCGGGGGTGCCCACTTCGAACTACGGGTTTGCGTCCTCGGAAGAACAATTGGAGGAATTGGCAAATAAGATTGGCTTCCCGTGTTTTGTGAAGCCCACGATGTCCTCTTCGGGCCACGGCCAAAGCCTAGTAACCGCTCCGGAGCAGATCGCTACCGCGTGGAAGAAGGCGCAGAGCGAGGCACGCGCACACACCAACTGGGTCATTTGCGAATCCAAGATCAATTTCGACTACGAAATTACCCTGCTCACGGTTCGTCACCTAGACGCTCACGGGCAGGTACAAACTAGCTTCTGTGCCCCCATCGGGCACACTCAGTCCCGCGGAGACTACGTCGAAAGCTGGCAGCCGCACCAGATGCCACCGAAGGTGCTGGCGCGGGCGCGGGAGGTCTCGAAGGCAGTCACTGATGCGTTGGCAGCCGAAACTCCCGAATGGCAAGGGCCCGTCCTCGGCATTTTCGGGGTGGAACTGTTCGTGGCCGGGGACGAAGTCATGTTCTCGGAGCTCTCTCCGCGTCCCCACGACACGGGCATGGTAACCCTGATCAGCCAGTACCACAGCGAATTCGACTTGCATGCCCGCGCCATCTTGGGAATGCCGCTGGACGTGTCGATCCGACGCCCCGGCGCTTCTGTGCCGATCAAATCGCAGGTACATTCCGACCAGCCTCGTTTCGAGGGCGTCGAAGAGGCCTTGGCAACCACTAACGGTACGAACGCCTGCGTTGACGTGCGCCTGTTTGGAAAGCCTGAAGCCTATAACGACCGCCGCAT